In Mercenaria mercenaria strain notata chromosome 14, MADL_Memer_1, whole genome shotgun sequence, the following are encoded in one genomic region:
- the LOC123526153 gene encoding uncharacterized protein LOC123526153 encodes MIHNHKIFSALFGVRSCIEEARDVGRKIRHTPDYCISDKTLHDSIDKLCKFLESCRSPNYCSKTKEASQNLNKLKNEELAITTNDVTKILQEVIKERTARSLQELDSKSAEVLQQILDYMGRCQDKTSKHLDDIFAAKEAALASIEDCKASAIDDIKTAKRYAVADIKKVSESCIKEIPEKSSNAVSVLTDADYQALKQNLREDLITYYEDEYSNIPLTPMIPENEVDLLEFFVPPELMILESTTELRQRSAPKNLVTSFSEIFMYGEKMCRNIFITAEAGQGKTTFSKRLCLLWCHATCSRSIDEKKVSEEEIKLMKLFDFVFLIPLRFVHGNECDIDDMIFSQVLNQLSRSHKYTHTFLKDLLHQERSLVILEGLDEWSHPKDTCCTNITPIPHRKARQNCTVLSTSRPWKIHEAKISKGKDKKHLEMLPLNEDLVETLIHNVTAMLLTDIEESVSDESVYEQITSKHLEEVASTPVVLVQLVCLLHDGKLVGNSRCDIYCSITDFMLSQCEEKLQRGKRSCLLTAQQCCPNKLPEIPESMQTHDYCKKYYMLLSAVGKLAYTTLFKYRKDSAFVFGSAVADEILSQDQLECCLEVGLLTKNKAVNSLSSRQITFSFIHQTFQEFFAAFYLQTLPISSCVTDVLNVCSSIDVILEMSGVFIFLCNLCPESCNELFRKIPDIVGSSDLTRDFRCKILRYSESDSYSVLQEIQDMYVECIINNKSVRPHLQDLIVDENCSDEKYEDALTKIAKISEGRLKSLVLDNEGEDGNLREVFRIFDLHQVHYLEQLDLFGDINGQDVDHILARSNETLKCLSLGSCTLIEGIWHDKMVPLTVESIHTLTSMSQLEALDLTCFTLPHAHLEVLVSFITELKSLRQLFLAMVKCNDHGNDCCGFDLDISQNKKINILGLGFLPLSRIMYDTTCLEKCYIGDFQSTDVFSELLASLPQANNLQEIEFDEITCPNNLDRMFDTIGSLHKLKLLMLTSINFGTTSLELSADMVDLEEVCMTEVKLSPSAYKELLFQAISFKNQLPKYNCVDCVMIDNETGKETVLPDEIFSLHGDNDRVKMYISDTKLSQNLFDENPEMT; translated from the exons ATGATCCACAACCATAAAATTTTCAGTGCTCTTTTTGGTGTGAGGTCCTGTATTGAAGAG gCAAGAGATGTCGGAAGAAAAATAAGACACACCCCAGATTATTGTATAAGTGACAAAACTCTACACGATTCCATAGACAAGTTGTGCAAGTTTCTAGAAAGCTGTCGTTCTCCTAATTATTGTTCGAAAACAAAGGAAGCAAGTCAAAACTTAAACAAG TTAAAGAATGAAGAACTCGCAATTACTACGAATGACGTAACAAAGATTCTTCAAGAAGTGATAAAGGAAAGAACAGCACGCTCTCTACAAGAGTTGGACAGCAAATCAGCTGAGGTTTTACAACAAATACTAGATTATATGGGTCGTTGTCAAGATAAAACTAGTAAACATTTAGACGACATCTTCGCAGCAAAGGAAGCGGCACTGGCTAGTATAGAAGACTGTAAGGCATCTGCTATAGATGATATTAAAACTGCAAAACGTTACGCAGTAGCTGACATAAAAAAAGTATCCGAGTCGTGTATCAAAGAGATACCGGAGAAATCTAGCAACGCAGTCAGTGTTTTAACGGATGCAGACTATCAAGCACTAAAACAAA aTCTCCGTGAAGACTTGATTACATATTATGAAGACGAATACAGCAATATACCACTGACACCTATGATACCAGAAAATGAGGTCGATCTTCTGGAGTTTTTTGTTCCGCCAGAATTGATGATATTAGAAAGTACCACTGAACTACGACAAAGGAGTGCACCGAAAAACCTAGTTACGTCCTTCTCGGAAATATTTATGTATGGTGAGAAAATGTGCCGCAATATCTTCATTACAGCAGAAGCGGGACAGGGCAAAACTACATTTTCAAAACGGCTGTGTCTTCTATGGTGTCACGCAACATGCAGCAGAAGCATAGACGAGAAGAAAGTATCAGAGGAAGAgattaaattgatgaaactttttgACTTTGTCTTCCTAATCCCGCTGAGATTTGTTCATGGAAATGAGTGTGACATAGACGATATGATCTTTAGTCAGGTTTTAAACCAGTTATCACGCTCGCATAAATATACACACACATTCCTGAAAGATTTACTTCACCAAGAAAGAAGTCTAGTGATATTAGAAGGTCTAGATGAATGGTCTCATCCTAAGGATACCTGCTGTACAAATATAACGCCAATACCGCATAGAAAGGCACGGCAAAATTGCACTGTTCTTTCAACTTCAAGACCGTGGAAAATACACGAAGCTAAGATAAGTAAAGGTAAGGACAAAAAGCACCTCGAAATGTTACCACTAAATGAGGATTTAGTTGAGACATTAATTCATAACGTGACAGCGATGCTACTTACTGATATAGAGGAGAGTGTATCAGATGAGAGTGTCTACGAACAAATCACGAGTAAACATCTCGAAGAAGTCGCCTCAACACCTGTGGTACTCGTACAACTTGTCTGCCTCTTGCATGATGGAAAACTTGTCGGCAATTCCAGATGTGATATTTATTGCAGCATTACTGATTTTATGCTTTCTCAATGTGAAGAGAAGCTACAAAGAGGAAAAAGGTCTTGTCTGCTTACTGCGCAACAGTGTTGTCCAAACAAGCTCCCTGAGATACCAGAAAGTATGCAAACACATGACTACTGCAAGAAATATTACATGCTACTTTCAGCGGTCGGAAAATTAGCGTATACAACATTATTCAAGTATAGAAAAGATTCAGCATTCGTATTTGGTTCAGCTGTTGCTGATGAGATATTATCACAAGATCAGCTTGAATGTTGCTTAGAAGTAGGCCTCTTGACAAAAAACAAAGCTGTGAACAGTCTTTCAAGCAGACAAATAACTTTCTCATTTATTCATCAGACCTTCCAAGAGTTCTTCGCAGCATTTTATTTGCAGACTCTACCAATCTCATCTTGCGTCACTGACGTTTTAAATGTATGCAGTTCTATCGACGTAATCCTTGAAATGTCAGgcgtgtttatttttttatgtaaccTTTGTCCTGAATCTTGCAATGAGCTTTTCAGGAAAATACCTGACATTGTAGGCAGTAGTGATCTCACGCGAGACTTCCGATGCAAAATACTCAGATATTCCGAATCTGATTCATATTCTGTTTTGCAAGAAATCCAAGACATGTATGTAGAATGTATCATtaataataaatcagttagaccTCACCTACAAGATTTGATAGTGGACGAAAACTGCTCAGATGAGAAGTACGAAGATGCCTTAACAAAAATTGCTAAGATAAGTGAAGGCCGTCTTAAATCGTTAGTTCTTGATAATGAAGGAGAAGATGGGAATTTGAGAGAAGTTTTTCGCATTTTTGATCTACACCAGGTACATTACCTTGAACAACTCGATTTGTTTGGTGATATCAACGGACAAGACGTTGATCATATTTTAGCACGATCGAATGAAACTTTAAAGTGTCTGTCACTGGGAAGTTGCACTTTGATAGAAGGAATATGGCATGATAAGATGGTTCCACTTACAGTAGAAAGTATTCATACATTAACAAGTATGTCTCAGCTGGAGGCGCTCGATCTCACTTGCTTCACTTTACCTCATGCACATCTCGAAGTTCTTGTgtcatttattacagagttaaaAAGCCTACGTCAACTATTTTTAGCTATGGTGAAATGCAACGACCATGGCAATGATTGCTGTGGCTTTGATCTAGATATCTCCCAAAATAAGAAGATCAACATTCTCGGTTTAGGATTTCTTCCTCTGTCAAGAATCATGTACGACACTACATGCTTAGAAAAATGCTACATAGGAGATTTCCAATCGACAGATGTCTTTTCAGAGTTACTAGCAAGCCTTCCACAGGCAAATAACTTACAAGAAATTGAATTTGACGAAATAACATGTCCCAACAATTTGGATAGAATGTTTGATACTATAGGCTCACTGCATAAACTGAAGTTACTCATGCTTACTAGCATTAATTTTGGAACGACATCGTTGGAGTTATCAGCTGATATGGTTGATTTAGAAGAAGTATGTATGACAGAAGTGAAACTCTCACCTTCTGCATACAAAGAACTTTTATTCCAGGCTATATCGTTTAAAAACCAACTACCGAAGTATAATTGTGTTGACTGTGTCATGATAGATAATGAAACAGGTAAAGAAACAGTTTTGCCGGATGAGATATTTTCATTACATGGTGACAATGACAGGGTGAAAATGTATATAAGCGATACAAAACTGTCCCAGAACTTATTTGATGAGAATCCAGAGATGACATAG